One genomic window of Hemitrygon akajei chromosome 1, sHemAka1.3, whole genome shotgun sequence includes the following:
- the znf526 gene encoding uncharacterized protein znf526 isoform X1 gives MTPTGSCVTWLCLHPKFVQATHTKCWRNSVGQAASTEKSTQSTLWAETLHWDWKESTEGARGTRPGEEGRDSAMETESDVVIEHQYMCSECGQLYNTLEEVLLHQQSHGWLHVLVCPELAEGEVKGLGLAPTGDEAESRFQCLECGQLLNSPEELLQHQGAHAKEAVVCSRLDEGTAESQAALAESTHHYECSECLQIFLSSEEALAHQRTHSEEPSPCGGESVETDAPAGGEGLQDQQQCPECGQVLSSVQELLQHQALHAKAPPRPEPPPTPLECTECGKAFSTARRLLQHERSHLGQPHPCQECGRSFRKASSLEQHQRAHRGEVLYLCTDCGRGFGTETALVQHRRLHTEDPLHRCAQCGKAFHNMTKFLYHRRTHSATDKGTTPARKDGPAEAPGGAEPAGDGAPHRCGLCGEEFAEPVQLLRHRRQAHAGQRRHACPVCGKAFRKPVHVRNHLRTHTGERPFQCAECGKTFTTLANLARHHQTHTGERPHRCDLCPRAFAQSSNLRQHRRLHTGELPHRCPDCPRAFGRASKLRQHQLRHGAQPTLRCAECGRGFAHRRRLELHRLLHAGQEPHRCPDCGRQFAEPSSLEGHHCAATEGGHTGSLECESCGRLCRSPAALQLHQRVHTGERPFRCGQCGKAFAGSGGLRLHERRHTGERPHPCPDCGKRFSSASALLLHRRVHTGERPFRCADCGKAFKQSNHLREHRRTHTGERPYRCETCGKAFVQSMHLLDHRRVHTGERPHRCRHCGKAFKTPSNLRSHWRTHATQPAICAELGETFTVIRPADSIPTTIVGTIEIY, from the exons ATGACGCCCACTGGGAGTTGTGTCACGTGGCTCTGTCTTCATCCCAAGTttgtccaagcaacacacacaaaatgctggaggaactctgtaggccaggcagcatctacggaaaagagtacacagtcgacattatgggccgagacccttcattgggactggaaagaaag cactgagggagcGCGGGGGACGAGGCCTGGAGAGGAGGGACGTGACAGCGCGATGGAGACGGAGAGCGACGTGGTGATCGAGCACCAGTATATGTGCTCGGAGTGCGGACAgctgtacaacacgctggaggaagtGCTGCTGCACCAGCAGAGCCACGGCTGGCTGCACGTGCTGGTGTGCCCCGAGCTGGCCGAGGGGGAGGTCAAGGGGCTGGGCCTGGCGCCCACTGGCGATGAGGCTGAGAGCCGCTTCCAGTGCCTGGAATGTGGGCAGCTGCTGAACAGCCCCGAGGAGCTGCTGCAGCATCAGGGGGCGCACGCCAAGGAGGCCGTGGTCTGCAGCAGGCTCGACGAGGGCACTGCGGAGAGCCAGGCTGCCCTGGCGGAGAGCACCCACCATTACGAATGCTCGGAGTGT CTGCAGATATTCCTGAGCTCGGAGGAGGCGCTGGCTCACCAGCGGACCCACAGCGAGGAGCCGTCACCGTGTGGCGGGGAGAGCGTGGAGACGGACGCCCCGGCAGGTGGGGAGGGGCTGCAGGATCAGCAGCAGTGCCCAGAGTGCGGCCAGGTCCTGAGCAGCGTGCAGGAGCTGTTGCAGCACCAGGCCCTGCACGCCAAGGCTCCTCCCCGCCCGGAACCCCCTCCAACCCCCCTGGAGTGCACCGAGTGCGGTAAGGCCTTCAGCACGGCCCGGCGGCTGCTGCAGCACGAGCGGAGCCACCTGGGCCAGCCCCACCCCTGCCAGGAGTGCGGTCGCTCCTTCCGCAAGGCCTCCTCCCTGGAGCAGCACCAGCGCGCCCACCGGGGCGAGGTGCTCTACCTGTGCACAGACTGCGGCCGCGGCTTCGGCACCGAGACGGCGCTGGTGCAGCACCGGCGGCTGCACACCGAGGACCCCCTGCACCGCTGCGCCCAGTGCGGCAAGGCCTTCCACAACATGACCAAGTTCCTGTACCACCGGCGCACTCACTCCGCCACCGACAAAGGCACGACGCCGGCCCGGAAGGACGGCCCAGCGGAGGCGCCGGGGGGAGCAGAGCCGGCCGGGGACGGGGCACCGCACCGCTGCGGGCTCTGCGGCGAGGAATTCGCCGAGCCCGTGCAGCTGCTGCGCCACCGCCGCCAGGCGCACGCGGGTCAGCGCCGGCACGCCTGCCCGGTCTGCGGCAAGGCCTTCCGCAAGCCGGTGCACGTCCGCAACCACCTGCGCACCCACACCGGCGAGCGGCCCTTCCAGTGCGCCGAGTGCGGCAAGACCTTCACCACGCTGGCCAACCTGGCCCGGCACCACCAGACCCACACCGGCGAACGGCCCCACCGCTGCGACCTTTGCCCCCGCGCCTTCGCCCAGTCCTCCAACCTGCGGCAGCACCGCCGGCTGCACACTGGCGAGCTGCCCCACCGCTGCCCGGACTGCCCGCGGGCCTTCGGCCGCGCCTCCAAGCTCCGGCAGCACCAGCTGCGCCACGGTGCCCAGCCCACGCTCCGCTGCGCCGAGTGCGGCCGCGGCTTCGCCCACCGCCGGCGTCTGGAGCTACACCGGCTGCTGCACGCCGGCCAGGAGCCCCACCGCTGCCCAGACTGCGGCCGCCAATTCGCCGAGCCCTCCAGCCTGGAGGGGCACCATTGCGCCGCCACCGAGGGCGGCCACACAGGCTCACTCGAGTGCGAGAGCTGCGGCCGCCTCTGTCGCTCGCCGGCCGCCCTGCAGCTCCACCAGCGGGTGCACACCGGCGAGCGCCCCTTCCGCTGCGGCCAGTGCGGCAAGGCCTTCGCCGGCAGCGGCGGCCTGCGGCTCCACGAGCGTCGGCACACCGGCGAGCGGCCCCACCCCTGTCCCGACTGCGGCAAGCGCTTCAGTTCCGCCTCGGCCCTGCTGCTGCACCGGCGGGTGCACACAGGCGAGCGGCCCTTCCGCTGTGCGGACTGCGGCAAGGCCTTCAAGCAGTCCAACCACCTGCGGGAGCACCGGCGCACGCACACCGGCGAGCGGCCCTACCGCTGCGAGACCTGCGGCAAGGCCTTCGTGCAGTCCATGCACCTGCTCGACCACCGGCGAGtacacaccggggagcggccacaTCGCTGCCGCCACTGTGGCAAGGCCTTCAAGACCCCCTCCAACCTGCGCAGCCACTGGCGCACCCACGCCACCCAGCCGGCCATCTGTGCCGAGCTGGGCGAGACCTTCACTGTCATCAGGCCTGCCGATTCCATCCCTACCACCATCGTGGGCACCATCGAAATCTACTAA
- the znf526 gene encoding uncharacterized protein znf526 isoform X2, with protein sequence METESDVVIEHQYMCSECGQLYNTLEEVLLHQQSHGWLHVLVCPELAEGEVKGLGLAPTGDEAESRFQCLECGQLLNSPEELLQHQGAHAKEAVVCSRLDEGTAESQAALAESTHHYECSECLQIFLSSEEALAHQRTHSEEPSPCGGESVETDAPAGGEGLQDQQQCPECGQVLSSVQELLQHQALHAKAPPRPEPPPTPLECTECGKAFSTARRLLQHERSHLGQPHPCQECGRSFRKASSLEQHQRAHRGEVLYLCTDCGRGFGTETALVQHRRLHTEDPLHRCAQCGKAFHNMTKFLYHRRTHSATDKGTTPARKDGPAEAPGGAEPAGDGAPHRCGLCGEEFAEPVQLLRHRRQAHAGQRRHACPVCGKAFRKPVHVRNHLRTHTGERPFQCAECGKTFTTLANLARHHQTHTGERPHRCDLCPRAFAQSSNLRQHRRLHTGELPHRCPDCPRAFGRASKLRQHQLRHGAQPTLRCAECGRGFAHRRRLELHRLLHAGQEPHRCPDCGRQFAEPSSLEGHHCAATEGGHTGSLECESCGRLCRSPAALQLHQRVHTGERPFRCGQCGKAFAGSGGLRLHERRHTGERPHPCPDCGKRFSSASALLLHRRVHTGERPFRCADCGKAFKQSNHLREHRRTHTGERPYRCETCGKAFVQSMHLLDHRRVHTGERPHRCRHCGKAFKTPSNLRSHWRTHATQPAICAELGETFTVIRPADSIPTTIVGTIEIY encoded by the exons ATGGAGACGGAGAGCGACGTGGTGATCGAGCACCAGTATATGTGCTCGGAGTGCGGACAgctgtacaacacgctggaggaagtGCTGCTGCACCAGCAGAGCCACGGCTGGCTGCACGTGCTGGTGTGCCCCGAGCTGGCCGAGGGGGAGGTCAAGGGGCTGGGCCTGGCGCCCACTGGCGATGAGGCTGAGAGCCGCTTCCAGTGCCTGGAATGTGGGCAGCTGCTGAACAGCCCCGAGGAGCTGCTGCAGCATCAGGGGGCGCACGCCAAGGAGGCCGTGGTCTGCAGCAGGCTCGACGAGGGCACTGCGGAGAGCCAGGCTGCCCTGGCGGAGAGCACCCACCATTACGAATGCTCGGAGTGT CTGCAGATATTCCTGAGCTCGGAGGAGGCGCTGGCTCACCAGCGGACCCACAGCGAGGAGCCGTCACCGTGTGGCGGGGAGAGCGTGGAGACGGACGCCCCGGCAGGTGGGGAGGGGCTGCAGGATCAGCAGCAGTGCCCAGAGTGCGGCCAGGTCCTGAGCAGCGTGCAGGAGCTGTTGCAGCACCAGGCCCTGCACGCCAAGGCTCCTCCCCGCCCGGAACCCCCTCCAACCCCCCTGGAGTGCACCGAGTGCGGTAAGGCCTTCAGCACGGCCCGGCGGCTGCTGCAGCACGAGCGGAGCCACCTGGGCCAGCCCCACCCCTGCCAGGAGTGCGGTCGCTCCTTCCGCAAGGCCTCCTCCCTGGAGCAGCACCAGCGCGCCCACCGGGGCGAGGTGCTCTACCTGTGCACAGACTGCGGCCGCGGCTTCGGCACCGAGACGGCGCTGGTGCAGCACCGGCGGCTGCACACCGAGGACCCCCTGCACCGCTGCGCCCAGTGCGGCAAGGCCTTCCACAACATGACCAAGTTCCTGTACCACCGGCGCACTCACTCCGCCACCGACAAAGGCACGACGCCGGCCCGGAAGGACGGCCCAGCGGAGGCGCCGGGGGGAGCAGAGCCGGCCGGGGACGGGGCACCGCACCGCTGCGGGCTCTGCGGCGAGGAATTCGCCGAGCCCGTGCAGCTGCTGCGCCACCGCCGCCAGGCGCACGCGGGTCAGCGCCGGCACGCCTGCCCGGTCTGCGGCAAGGCCTTCCGCAAGCCGGTGCACGTCCGCAACCACCTGCGCACCCACACCGGCGAGCGGCCCTTCCAGTGCGCCGAGTGCGGCAAGACCTTCACCACGCTGGCCAACCTGGCCCGGCACCACCAGACCCACACCGGCGAACGGCCCCACCGCTGCGACCTTTGCCCCCGCGCCTTCGCCCAGTCCTCCAACCTGCGGCAGCACCGCCGGCTGCACACTGGCGAGCTGCCCCACCGCTGCCCGGACTGCCCGCGGGCCTTCGGCCGCGCCTCCAAGCTCCGGCAGCACCAGCTGCGCCACGGTGCCCAGCCCACGCTCCGCTGCGCCGAGTGCGGCCGCGGCTTCGCCCACCGCCGGCGTCTGGAGCTACACCGGCTGCTGCACGCCGGCCAGGAGCCCCACCGCTGCCCAGACTGCGGCCGCCAATTCGCCGAGCCCTCCAGCCTGGAGGGGCACCATTGCGCCGCCACCGAGGGCGGCCACACAGGCTCACTCGAGTGCGAGAGCTGCGGCCGCCTCTGTCGCTCGCCGGCCGCCCTGCAGCTCCACCAGCGGGTGCACACCGGCGAGCGCCCCTTCCGCTGCGGCCAGTGCGGCAAGGCCTTCGCCGGCAGCGGCGGCCTGCGGCTCCACGAGCGTCGGCACACCGGCGAGCGGCCCCACCCCTGTCCCGACTGCGGCAAGCGCTTCAGTTCCGCCTCGGCCCTGCTGCTGCACCGGCGGGTGCACACAGGCGAGCGGCCCTTCCGCTGTGCGGACTGCGGCAAGGCCTTCAAGCAGTCCAACCACCTGCGGGAGCACCGGCGCACGCACACCGGCGAGCGGCCCTACCGCTGCGAGACCTGCGGCAAGGCCTTCGTGCAGTCCATGCACCTGCTCGACCACCGGCGAGtacacaccggggagcggccacaTCGCTGCCGCCACTGTGGCAAGGCCTTCAAGACCCCCTCCAACCTGCGCAGCCACTGGCGCACCCACGCCACCCAGCCGGCCATCTGTGCCGAGCTGGGCGAGACCTTCACTGTCATCAGGCCTGCCGATTCCATCCCTACCACCATCGTGGGCACCATCGAAATCTACTAA